AGCGCGATTCTCATGGAAGCACGCGATAAGTATCTTGCGATCATGTCAGCTATAGGGTTCCCCAGAGACACGCGTGAGCCTGACGGCGACCCACAAGTTCGCCGCGAGCCTGCCGCGGGAGAAGCGGTGGACGGCGATTCGGCTTCTTACTCCTGGTCTTTCACCAGCAAATGGCGCGTCCCGCCGCAGGAGAACGAGCCCGTCCTCTCCTACGCGCCGGGCACCGCCGAACGCTCGGCGCTGAAGACGCGCCTACGCGAGATGGCGGACGAGCGCGTCGAGATACCGCTGGTCATCGGGGGCCGGAGGATGCTCTCAGGCGAAGTAGCGCACGCGGTGATGCCGCACGCGCACCGGCACGTCCTGGCCGACTGGTACAAGGCCACGCCGGACAACGTGCAACAGGCCGTGCGGGCCGCGCGCAACGCGCAGCGCGACTGGGCGGCGCGGTCGTGGGAAGACCGGGCCTCCGTCTTTCTCAAGGCGGCCGAGCTGCTCTCCACCACCTGGCGCGCCACGCTGAACGCCGCGACGATGCTCGGCCAGTCCAAGACGGCGTACCAGGCGGAGATCGATTCCGCCTGCGAGCTGATCGACTTCTGGAGGATGAACGCGGCCTTCGCGCAGGGGATATACGACACCCAGCCGATCAGCACCGACGACGCGTGGAACCAGCTCGACTACCGCCCGCTGGAAGGGTTCGTGTACGCGATCACTCCGTTCAACTTCACGGCGATCGCGGGGAACCTTCCGACGGCGCCCGCGCTCATGGGGAACACCGTCGTGTGGAAGCCCGCGTCGAGCGCCATGCTCAGCGCGCACTATATCATGGCGCTGCTCGAGGAGGCTGGACTCCCGCCGGGCGTGATCAATCTCGTCGCCGGCGACGCGCGGATGATCTCGGACATGCTGCTCGCCGACGAGAATCTCGCCGGCGTGCACTTCACCGGCAGCACCGAAGTGTTCAACGGGATGTGGAAGACCATCGGCGCCAGCATGGGCAGATACCGCTCCTACCCGCGGATCGTCGGCGAGACAGGCGGCAAGGATTTCATCGTCGCCCACCCGTCGGCCGATCCGGTCGCCGTCGCGGCGGCGATCGTGCGCGGCGGATTCGAGTACCAGGGGCAGAAGTGCTCCGCGGTGAGCCGCGTGTACATCCCGGAATCGCTGTGGCAGGAGGTTCGGGACAGAACCGTCGGCATGATCGAGGAGATCCGGATGGGCGACGTGACGGACTTCCGGAACTTCATGGGGGCCGTGATCGATCAGCGCGCGTTCGAGAAGATCAGCTCGTATCTGGAGCGCACGCCGGATCACGACGTGCTCGCCGGCGGGAACGCCCGCGGCGAGGAAGGCTGGTTCATCGAGCCCACTCTGATCCAGGCGCACAACCCCGACAGCCGCCTGTTGTGCGAGGAGATCTTCGGTCCCGTCGTCACGGCGTACGTCTATCCGGATTCAAAGTGGTCCGAGACGCTTGATCTGGTGGACGGCACCTCGCCGTACGCGCTCACGGGCGCAGTGTTCGCGCGCGACCGCGCGGCGGTGCACGAGGCGAGTATGCGGCTGCGAAACGCGGCCGGGAACTTCTACGTCAATGACAAGCCGACCGGCGCGGTAGTGGGACAGCAGCCTTTCGGCGGCGCGCGCGGATCCGGCACGAACGACAAGGCGGGCTCGATGCTCAACCTCGTGCGCTGGGTGAGCGCGCGCGCGGTGAAGGAGACATTTTCGCCTCCGCACGAGTTCGGGTATCCGTCTATGGAACAGAAGTGACTAGTGACTAGTGACTAGTGACTAGTAACCGCCATCGCAGTTCACTAATCACCAATCACCAATCACTAATCACTAATCACTACTAGAACCGCGCCTCGAGATACAGGTACCCTCGCACGCCGCGATCCGGGCGGATGCCTTTCGCAATGTCGAAGCGCACGAGGCCATCGAGGAAAGACGCTCCCACTCCCGTGCCGCTGATCGGCGTTCCCGGGGAGCTGAAGTCGGCGCGATCTCCCGCCCAGCCGAAATCGGCGAAGACCACAGGCCGCGCCAGCACGAACGACGATCCGAGCTCCGCGCGCGCGAGCCAGTAGGAGTTTCCCGCACGCGTAGCGGGTGACTGCCCGCGGACCGTGTGCGCCCCGCCGAGGAACCACCAGCGCTGCATCGGCGGCGCGCCGCCCGACGTGCCGCCCCCGAACGTGAGCGCTCCGTCAGCTCGCGAGCCCAGTCCGTGCGAGACCGTGAAGTCGGCCGCGACGCGCGAGTAGTCGAACGAGCCCGCGGCGCCCTCCACGCGAATGTCGGACAGCAGCCGCCAGCCGTGCGGATCGAGCCCGCGCGAGCCGACGCGCCGCAGCGACAGCCCTCCAATAGTGCCGTTGGTGGCGTCGATGTTGTCGCCGAACTTGCGCCCGTTGATCGCCCGCGCGAGCGATACCGACGTCTCGGTTACCGCGTCGGAATGGTGCTCGGCGAACAGTCGCGAAACGATGCCGCGGGATCCCTCGGCGGGACCGCGCGTCAGCTCCGCGCCCCAGGCGCGATAGTAGAATCCTTCGTCGCGGCCCTCCAGGAGCGCGGCCAACGAGCTCCCGAACCCGAGCGGGTCGCCCCAGTCATTCGCCGCGGCCAACCGCCGGTACGCACCGACGCCTACGTCCGTGCGGCCATTGCTGCGCAGCAGCGACAGCTCCGCGTTAGGCTCCAGATCCGCCAGGCCCAGCCGCACGGACGCGTGCGCGGTGTACCCGCCGCCCAGCGACTGCCTCGCTGCGAGTCCGGTCGACAGTCCCTCGATGCGGTTGTAGCGCGACATCCCGATCCCGTACCGCAGCTCAACCGGGCCGCGAACGTACCCGGCCTGCGCCGCCATGCCGAGCGCGCGGTTGGTCAGCTCGTCGAGCTCCGCCGAGGAAAAGATCTCCTCGCCGGGATCGTACGGCGACTCCGGCAGCTCGGGTGACCGCGCCAGCGCCACCGAGTCGCACGGCACGCTGACGGAGACCGCCAGAGTGTTCTCGAACCGTGAAACGACTCGCTCGCGGCTCTCACCGGGCGCGCACGGCGCGCGCCTCGCCGCCCGCCGCGCGGCCACAGCCGCTGTGTCGGTCCGCGAAGTGTCGGCCGGCGTGACGACGACCGGCGCGAAATCGCTGGTGCCATTCACCTCGTCGTACGTGAAGCTTTGCTCCAGCTTGAACGGCACGCGCATTATCCCGACGTGGGCCGAGCCCTCGAGGGTCTGCAGCCGCGGCAGCCAGAACCGACCCTCGTGCAGTCCATACTCGACCGCCACGACCGATACGTTAGCGGTCATTGGCTTGAGCGCCGAGCAGACGACTCGCGGCTCACAGCCTTCACCCTCCTCCTCCTGCTCGACCTTCCAGATGTCCATCGGCTCGGACATGCGGTACACGGCGCGCACCAGCCGCCCCGTCGCGTCGTCGAACCAGAGTGAGGCGACACTGACGCGCCAATCCGGCTTGCGCGGCCGGACGCGCAGCTCGCGCACGCTGATCCGGGTCTCGCCGCCGATGCGGAACGACAGCGAGTCGCCGGTCTCGTACGTGTAGTACGCCTCGGCGCCGCGCGCGAGCGGGTTCACGATGTCGCTGTCCACCACGTCCAATCGCGCGAGCGACGCTCCCCACAGCGGCTCGCGGCCCGGGAAGTACGGAATCACCGGGACGCTGCTCAGCTCGGCGTCGATCTCTCCGCTCTTCCCCAGCATCGGCGCGGTTGTGCGCTCGCCCAACACCTGCACGCGGGCGCCGCGATCGCGGCGCCATTGCACGCGGGTGACGCGCTCGTACCGCGCCAGCAGGCGCTCGCGACCGAATCGCGTGAGCGACATCCCGATGCTCGCCCGCTCCCGGGTCTTCGAATCGTAGCCGAGCAGCGCCGAATCGTCGGCCACACGCGCCGTCCGCGCCCGCTCGAGCGTGGCACGCGCGAGCGGATCGGAAAACGCGGTGCGGATGTGCTCCGCGGTCACCGGGATGATCCTCGCGCGCCGCCGCGTGTCACGGATCGAGTCCCGCGCGGCGCGGCCGGCCTCTCTCGCCGCGGCCGCGCTGTCGGCTTTCTGCCGCGCGCGCTCGGCGGCCGCTGAATCCTGCTTCGAGCGGCCGCCGATGCTGACGGTTACGCCCTGGCCCAGCGCCAGGACTGCCGCGAAGGCCACCGCCGAAACGATCATCTGCGCCGCGACGGAATGCCGACCGACACGCCGAGCTGCCAGATCACGAAATCGGTCTTGGTGCGCGCGGGAAACAACGTCACGGATCCATCGTCGTTGTCCTGGATCCCGCCTTCGGGCAGATACGTCGCCTCGCCGCCGTAGTAATACTTGCCGCCCAGCGTCAGCATCGCGGTGGACGCGCGGCCGCCGATCGGGACGTACACACCGCCGCCGAACACGACCGCCGACGAGAAGTCGCTCGCGTTCTCGGTAGTAGCGAACGTCTCGGAGGTCTGCCGGTCCTCGATCGCGGAAGTCGTGCGGAAGTTCGTGATCGCGAACGCGGCGTTGGCGTACGGACGGATTGGGCCGGCCGGGAACGTGAACTGCGGGCCGATGCCGAGCCAGCCGATCATGTTGGTGGTCACGACGTCGGCCGTCACGCGGCCGCTGAAGCTGAACGCGATCGGCATGCTCTCCCGTCCGTACTGCAGCCCACCGAGCTCGGCCCGGACGCCGAACATTCCCGCCGGGTCGAGTCTAAGCATGCCGCCCGCGTTGAAGCCGTAGCCTTGGTCCACGTAGTTGGCGAACTCGCCCTTGGGCTTGGAGACGACGACGTCGCCGAAGACGACGAACCGTGGAACGGCGGCGCCCCGTATCGGCCGGCCGGTTTGGGCTTCCGGCGCGGACGCGGCTACGGCCAGAAACGCGAATGGCGCGAACAAGAAAATCCGTTTCATGTGTCTCCTCCCTACGGCTGTGAGCGCTCCAGGATTCAACGCGGCCGCCGTGCGCCGCGCCTTCGACAGGCCACCAAGGCAGGGTCGATGCCGACGGTCGCGCCAGGCCCATCACCTTAGGCACCAATGAGATGGCAAAAGTTCCGGCTCCGGCGCCGTACGCGAAGTGACACCCTGTCGCTACAATTAGCGTCCCCTACTGGCGACAGGAACAGATGACGGGCGGTGTACCGCGACTCAAGCTTTTATCGGCGTTTGCCGCCGTGTATCTCATCTGGGGCTCGAGCTACCTCGCGATCATCTGGGGACTCGAGACGATGCCGCCATTTCTGCTCGGAGCCGCCCGGTTCATTGCGGCCGGCTCCATCCTCTACGCGATCGCGGCGGCCCGCGGCAGCGCCGGATTCTCCCGCCGGCAACTGCTCAACGCTTGCGTCGTCGGCGCTTTGCTGCCGTTCCTCGGAAACGGGTCGCTGATATGGGCCCAGCAAAAGATCCCGTCCGGGATCGCGGCGTTGATCGTCGCGACGGTGCCGCTGTGGATGGTCGTCATCCAGACGGTCGTCGAGCACGTGCGGCCGGGTCTTCAGATCTGGACGGGGGTCGGCCTCGGAATCGTCGGTCTGGCGATCCTGGTTGGGACGGGCGGCGAAGCCCCGGGCGCCATTCACGTTCCGTCCGCTCTGATTCTGTGCGGCGGATCCATCGCGTGGGCGGCCGGGTCCATCTACTCGCGCAACGCCGATCTCCCCGATTCGGGACTCGCTTCGGCCGCGCTGACGATGCTCGCGGCCGGCGTGTTCTTCTCCGTGGCATCGTTTGCCGCGGGAGACCATCGCACGGTCGATCTCGCAGCGGTCTCGCTGCGATCGATTGCCGGGTTGGCATACCTGGCGATCCTCGGATCGGTCATCGCCTACAGCGCGTACATCTGGCTGCTCCAGGTGAGCAGCCCCGCGCGCGTCGCGACGTATGCCTACGTGAATCCCGTGATCGCGGTGTTCCTGGGTTGGGCGTTCGCGGGTGAGCCGTTCACGGTCCGGACGATGATCGCCGCCGGGGTGATCCTGGCGGCCGTAATCCTGATAACGACGGCGCCGCAGCCCGCTCGACGCGCCTACTCGGACGGCACCTGAGGCTTTCAACCTTCGGCCGGTATCCCCTGTCAAAACTTTAGCGGCGAGGCTGCGTAGGTAGGCTGTACCCAACAACTCCGGAGACACCATGCATTCCACACTTCTGACCGCCACGCTCCTGCTTGGCGCGGCTCAGAGCGCGCTGGCCCAGAGCTCCGACCAGTGCCGCCACGAGGCTCACCGCACGGCCAACGTCGATGCGGCGGGAGCCCGCCTCCTGACGGTCAAGGCCGGCGCCGGCTCGCTCCGGATCGAAGGCAAGGCCGGCCTGGACCGCGTGGTCATCCGCGGGCGCGCCTGCGCCTCCGACGCCCGCCTGCTGGAGGAGATCGAGCTTCGCGCGAACCGGCGGGGCTCCGACGTAGTCGTCGAGGCCACGGCGCGCGTCGAGGGCTGGAGCTTCACCGGAATGCGGTATGCGAGTCTGGACCTCGTCATCGAAGTCCCCGCCCGGATGGCGGCCGAGATCGCGGACGGCAGCGGGAGCATCGACATCTCCAACCTCGGCGCGGTCGGCATCACGGACGGCTCCGGCGAGATCACCGGCAGCGATCTCCACGGGGACGTGCGAATCCAGGACGGTTCCGGCGGCATCAAGCTGACCAACCTTGCCGGTGCCGTGAACATTCACGACGGATCCGGCTCGATCGAGCTGCGCAACATCGGCGGGCTGATCGACATCACCGACGGCTCCGGTGAGATCGACGTGCGGACCGCGAGGAACAGCGTTCGAATCAGCGACGGGTCCGGCGGCATCGAAGTGGCCGACGTCGATGGCGACTTCACCGTCACCCGCGGCGGCTCGGGCGGGATCGGCTACAGCAACGTGAAGGGAAGAGTGGACATCCCCAGCCGGCGCGGCCGGCGCGGCCGGCGCAGCGAAGCGCTCTAGGCTTCGCTCCCGAGCCGCTCGATGATCGCTGCGGCTTCGGCGAGCAGCGCCAGATCCGACCGGTCGAGCGCCGCGAGATCCGCCGCCAGGGTCGCCACGCGGCGGCCGCGAGCGGCATGGAGGATCCGCGCGCCCTTCGCGGTCGCGCGGATCCAAGCCACTCGGCCGTCATCCCGGTCGGGTTCCCTTGCCACGAGACCGTCGCGCTCCATGGCGGCCACGAGCCGGGTCATCGTGGGCGCGGTGACCTGCTCCGCGAGCGCGAGCTGGCCCATGGTCACCGGTCCAGCGAACACGACCACCGACAGCGCCGACAGCCGGGCCGCGGTGATTCCGCTCCGGTCGTCCTGTTTTCGCAGCCGCCGGAGAAGATGGATCGCCGCGGAATGCAGCCGGTCGGCGACCGCGGCCTGATCTCTCGACGAAGGGGTCTTGCGGCCCAATAGTTAGCTCGGCTAAGATTATTGTTAGCTGAGCTAAGTATATCCCGAAGCCAATGGAGCCGCAATGCCGCACGCGAGCGATCTGGCCGATGCCACCGTGGGACAGCTGCTGATTCCGGTCGAGGACCTGGACCGCGCGATCCCGTACTACCGCGACACGCTGGGGCTGAAGTATCTGTTCTCCGCCCCGCCGCAGATGAGCTTCTTCCAGGCGGGGGGTGTCAGGCTGCTCGTCGGAGTGCCCGAGGCCGGGCAACCGCGCGGGCGGGGATCAGCGGTCTACTTCAAGGTCTCCGACATCCACGCCGTGTACGCCACGCTCAAGCAGCGCGGCGTCGAGTTCCCGTCCGAGCCGAAGCTCATCCATAAGACTCCGGCTTCAGAGCTGTGGCTGGTGGAATTCCGGGATCCGGATGGAAATCAGCTGGCCTTGATGAGCGAAATCGCGCCATGAGCCACTCGCGCCACTCGTCCAGGATCTCGTAGAAAGTCGGGATCACCAGCAGCGTCAGGAAAGTCGAGGTGATCACGCCGCCAATCACCGCGCGGCCCAGCGGCGCGCGGAACTGCGCGCCCTCACCGCTGCCGATCGCGATCGGCAGCATGCCGGCTACGAGCGCGAGCGTCGTCATGATGATTGGCCGCAGCCGGATCGCGCCGGCTTGGATCAGCGCGTCGCGCAGTGACAATCCTTCGCGCTCGCGCGCCCATTTCGCGAAATCGATCAGCAGGATCGCGTTCTTCGCCACCAGTCCGGCCAGCAGCATCACGCCGATCAGGCTCATGAGGTTGATCGTGCCGCCCGTCAACAGGAGCGCCAGCATCACGCCGATCAGGGACAGCGGCAGCGACACCATGATCGCGAGCGGGTCCACGAACGACCCGAACTGCATCACCAGGATCAGGTACATCAGCAGGATCGCCACGCCCAGCGCAGCGAAGATTCCGCCGAACACCTCCGCCTGGTCCTCGGTCTCTCCGCCCTGCGTGATGGTCACGCCGGGAGGGAGCGGGACATCGTCTATGCGCTGCTCTATGTCCTTCATGACTGCGTTCACCGGCTTGCCGCTAGTGTTCGCTTCGACCGTCACGACCACGTCGCCGTCGAGGTGATCGATCTGCGCGGGCCCGATGGATTGCTCCACCCGCGCGAGCTGGCCGAGCGGCACGATCGCGGGCGGCCCTCCGGTAGAGGCTCCCGACAGCACGATCGGGAGCTGCCGGAGATCGTCGACCCGCTGTCGCGCCTGCGGCACCAGCCGCACGGTCACCTCCCGCGTCTCACCGGAAGGATCGACCCAGTCCCCCGTCTTGATGCCGGCGAAGGCCGGGCGCAGCGACTGCGCAATCTCACCGACCGTCACGCCCATCGCTCCGGCCAGACTCCGGTCGATCTTGATGCTGACCTCCGGCTTCTGCCCCTTGGTCGAGAGCTCCACGTCCACGGCGCCCGCGGCTTTTCTCACCTGGGTTGCGATCGCCTCCGCTGTGGCGGTAAGCGTAGTCGCGTCGGCGCCGCGGACCTGCAGCTGAATCTGCTTCTCGCCTCCGCCCCAGTCCGTGGTCGTCACCGCTGATGTCATGCCCGCGATCTGCTTGACCTCCGTGCGCAGCGCGCGCGCCAGCTCCTCGGCGCTCGTCTCACGCTCGCCGCGAGGCGACAGCTTCCCGTAGACTATTGCCTCGTCCACCGCGCCGGTGGCCGCGCCGAGCGTCGTGTACGAGTACAGGACTTCCGGGTGCGCCCGCACGAGCCGCGCCGCCTCCTCCGCCTTCACGCGCGTGTAATCGAGGTTCGACCCGGGTGGTGTCTTTACCTCCACGAAGATCTCGGACGTGTCGTCCTCCGGCCAAAAGGCCCCGCCGATGATGCCGGTGGCCGGGAGAGCCAGAGCTACGACGAACGATCCAACGGCGATGCCGACCATTGCCGCGCGGTGATCCAGCGCCCAGCCGATGACCTTCTTGTAGCGAACCGCCAGCGAATTGAACCAGGTGTTGAATCGGTCCAGCACGCGCGAGATCGGGTTGCGCCGCTCGTGCGCCTCCAGCTGCGGATCGGCCCAGTACGCCGACAGCATCGGGTCGAGCGAGAAGGAGACGAACAGCGAGACGAGCACGGACGACGCTATGGTGAGCGCGAACGGCTTGAACCATTGTCCGGCGAGGCCGTAGATGAACCCGATCGGCACGAACACCGCGACGATGGAGAAGGTCGTCGCGGCTACGGCGAGCCCGATCTCGTCGGTGCCTTCCTTCGCCGCCCGCATGTGATCCTTTCCCATCTCGATATGCCGCACGATGTTCTCGCGCACCACGATCGCGTCGTCGATCAGGATTCCGATCGCGAGTGAGAGACCCAGCAGCGACATCGTATTGAGCGTGAAGCCAAACGCCCACACCGCGATGAACGCCGCCAGCACCGAGACCGGAAGCGCCAGACCCGTGATGATCGTGGAGCGCCACGAGTTGAGGAAGACGAATACGACGAGCACGGTCAGCATCGCGCCCTCGAGCAGCGCCATCTCTACGTCACCCACCGAGTTCTCCACGCGCACGCCTGCGTCGCGCACGACCGTAAAGTCAACCCCGGGGGGGAGCGTCTGCTGCAGCTGGGCCAGCTTCGCCTTGATCCGGTCGCTGACGTCGGTCGTGCTGTAGCCTTGCGCCTTCGTGAGCGCGAGACCGACGGCCTCACTCCCGTTGTACATCGCGAGCGACCGCGCCTCCTCGCTACCATCCCGCACGTTGGCCACTTCGCCGAGCCGGATCACGCGGCCGCCGCGCTCGGCGACGACGAGCTGAAGGAAATCCTCCGGGCGCTCGAGCCGCCCTTGCAGCCGGATCGTCCGCTCGTCCAGCGTTCCCGTCAGCCGCCCGACGGGGACGGCGAGGTTCTGGGACCGCAGCGCGCCGACCACCTGCGTCACGCTCACTCCCACGGCGCGAAGCGCTTCGGGCCTGAGCTCGACGGTCAGCTCGCGCTGCACGTCCCCGAACATCTGCACCCCGGCCACGCCGCTCACTCCGCGGAGCTGGCTCACGATGTCGGGGTCCACGATCCGCGTCAGCTGCGCGGGCGTGTACGCCGGTGACACGAGCGCCACCTGCACGATCGGAAACTCAGTGGGATCGAACCGCTGCAGAAGCGGCTCCTCCATCTCGAGCGGCAGATCGATCCGGATCGCCGAGATCGCGTCGCGGATGTCCTGCGTGCCCTCCTGCAGGTTCTTCTCGAAGACGTACTCAACGAGGACCTGCGCGAAGCCGTCGAACGCGCTCCCGTTGATCTCCTTCACCCCGGAGATCCCCTTGATCGCGTCCTCGACCGGGTTCAGGACTTCCCGCTCGACCGTAGTCGGCGATGCTCCCGGATACGGGATGCCGACGAACACGAACGGCGGATTGACCTCCGGGAACTCGTCGGTCTTGAGCTGGGCGAGCGCGAACAAGCCGAACACGACCAGCGCGACCGTCGTCACCACCGTTATGAGCGGGCGCTTGATCGCGAAGTCGGAGATCATCATGGCTGATTCGCTCCGCCGGCGGGCGCGGCAGGCGCCGGCGGCGCGGGCCGCAGCGCCGTGTCACCGATGGCCGCGACGATTCGCACGGGAGTGCCCGGCGTGATCCCCCGCGCCGCGCCGATGAGCAGCGTGTCGCCGGCGAGCAGTCCCGCCGTGATCTCCACCAGCTCGCCTGCCTCGTCCCTCGCCCCCAGCGCCACGCTCACGCGCTCCACTATTCCTCGCTTCACGCGCAGCGCGGCGGGCGCCGAGCCGCGCTCGTCTATTGCCGCGTCGGGCGCCACCAGCCCGTTGCGCGTGCTGGTCGACAGCCTGCCCGTCGCCTGCAGTCCGCCGACCAGCGCGCGGCCCGCGTTCGGGATCGACGCGACGATCTGCACCTGCCGTGTCACCGGATCCACGACCGGGCTCACGCGCGTGACGCGGCCGAGAAACTCGCGAGTGCCGTAGCCGCTGACGGTGAACTTCACCGGCAGCCCTACGCGCACGTCGGTCAGCTGCTCCACGGGAATCGCGGCCTCGAGGCGCATGCTCCCCGGATCCACCACCGTGTACAGCAGCGTCCCCGGCTGCACGACGTCGCCGGCGGAGACGCTCTTCTGGCCGATGACTCCCGCGAACGGCGCGCGTACGGTCGTGTTGCCGAGCTGCTTGGCCGCCGACGCCATGCGCGCCCGCGCATCGGCCAGCATCGCGCGCGAGTTGGTCACGGCAGCTCGCGCCATCTCCAGCTCGCGCTCCGCGATTGCGCCCGCCTCGTGCAGCCGCCGGGCTCTTTCCAGCTCGCGATTAGCTATTGAATACGAGTTCTCCGCCGCCGTCACGGCCGAGCGCGCCGACAGATAAGCATCGTCGCTACCGCCCGCCTCGATCCGCGCCAGCACGGTCCCGGCGGCCACGGACTGTCCCTGGTCGACGTACGTCTGCAGGACGCTGCCGGCCATCTGCGACCGGACGCTCGCCTCCCGCTCGTGCCGCAGCGTGCCCGAGAAGGCGGGGCCGGAAGTCAGCGGCTGCGCTCTCACGACGACGAGATTCTCCTGCCCTACGCTCACGGGCTGGGTGGCCGTCGCTGCCGCGGCGTCGTCCGCGTCACCCCCGCAGGCGGAAAGAGCTACCGCGGCCAGAGCGAGCAATACGACCCGGCGAAAGGTGTATGCGATCATGGAATCGTGGTTCCCGGTATCTGTTGTTGCGCCGCCTGCTGTGCCTGCGGCTGCGTGGTGTTGCTGCGCGGCGGCTCGGGCGGCGGCGCCTGCTGCACCGGCAGCTGGATTCCCGCCGACTGCAGCTGCAGCGGCAGATCCTGCAGCAACGCCACGCGCACGATCGCCAGCTGGAGATTGCGCGCGGCGGTAGCGCGATTCACCTGCGCCTGCTCGAGCAGCAGCCTGGAGTCGTCCAGCTCGAGCTGCGTCGAGATTCCCTCGCGGTACCGCACCTGCGCGATGCTGTATGCGCGCTCCGCCTGCTCGGCGGTGCCCGCGCTCGCTTCCCACGCCCCGCGCGCCTGGGCCAGCGCGGTCTCCTGCACGCGCAAGTCGAGCGCGGCGAGATCGCGCGTCTGTTCGAGCCTCGCGCGCGATTCTTCCAGCGACGCGCGCGCGGCCATCTCTTCACCGCGCTGCCGCCCGCCGGTGAACAGCGGAACCTGCGCGCCCACTCCCACGGTCCAGTTCTCCCGGAACTCGTTGTTGCCTGGGAAGCCGCTCGTGGGAAACGCCACGCGGCCGTAGTTGGACGTCAGCGACACGGACGGGAGCCGCTGCGCGCGGATCGCCCGCAGCGACGCCTGCCCCGCGTCCACTCCCGCCCGCGCCGCCCGCACCGGAGCGCGCGAATCGACGTCGTCGGCAGCCGTGGACAGCGTGATGGGCTCGATGGCGGCGTATACCGCCGTGGTGTCGTCCACCGGAGTCACCAGCTGCACCGGCGCGTCGAGCGGAAGGTCCAGCAGCTGCCGCAGGCGCAGGAGCGCGATCTCCCGCTCGCTCTGCCGCTGCACGAGCACCGGCCGCTGATTGTCGCGCGCCACTCGCGCTCGCAACAGCTCGAACTCGGAAGTCCTTCCGACGTCGCGCGCGAGCTGGACCTGCGATACGACGGCGTCCGACTGGCGGAGCGACAGCTCCGCGATGGCCGCGAGCCGGGCCGACAGCGCCGCGTCGAAGTACGCCTGCGCCACCGTCAATGCCGCCTGCGCGCGCTCGGAGGCGAGCGTGACTTCCGCGGCGCGGCGGCCCGCGCGCGCCGCCGCGATCTGCGAGCGGACGCGCCCCCCGCTGAAGATGTTCTGCGACAGCGACAGGCCGAGGTTGTACTGGTTGGCCGCGCCGAAGCCGAGGTCGCCGAGCCCGCCGAATGGGTTCGTCCCGAGCGCGCAGCGCTGCGCGTCCTCGAGCCCGGCGAGACGCTCGGCCGTAGTCGCGGCCGGATCTCGCAGGTACTGCTCGCACGGGCCCGGCGGCCCCGTGGAAGTCGACGTGTCCGGGCTGGAGAGAGCGGAGAACTGCGAGCGCAAAGTCCTGGTGTAGCCGGCCGAGCCGAACAGCTGCGGGAGCAGCTGGCTGGTGGCCTGCAGCTCCTGACCGCGGGCGCGGGTAACGCCCGCGCGCGCAATCCGCACGTCGTGGCTCTTCCGCTCGGCAAGTCGCACCGCTTCCGTGAGCGAGAGACTGATCGTTCCG
This sequence is a window from Gemmatimonadaceae bacterium. Protein-coding genes within it:
- a CDS encoding MarR family transcriptional regulator, translated to MGRKTPSSRDQAAVADRLHSAAIHLLRRLRKQDDRSGITAARLSALSVVVFAGPVTMGQLALAEQVTAPTMTRLVAAMERDGLVAREPDRDDGRVAWIRATAKGARILHAARGRRVATLAADLAALDRSDLALLAEAAAIIERLGSEA
- a CDS encoding EamA family transporter, with translation MTGGVPRLKLLSAFAAVYLIWGSSYLAIIWGLETMPPFLLGAARFIAAGSILYAIAAARGSAGFSRRQLLNACVVGALLPFLGNGSLIWAQQKIPSGIAALIVATVPLWMVVIQTVVEHVRPGLQIWTGVGLGIVGLAILVGTGGEAPGAIHVPSALILCGGSIAWAAGSIYSRNADLPDSGLASAALTMLAAGVFFSVASFAAGDHRTVDLAAVSLRSIAGLAYLAILGSVIAYSAYIWLLQVSSPARVATYAYVNPVIAVFLGWAFAGEPFTVRTMIAAGVILAAVILITTAPQPARRAYSDGT
- a CDS encoding DUF4097 family beta strand repeat-containing protein, with amino-acid sequence MHSTLLTATLLLGAAQSALAQSSDQCRHEAHRTANVDAAGARLLTVKAGAGSLRIEGKAGLDRVVIRGRACASDARLLEEIELRANRRGSDVVVEATARVEGWSFTGMRYASLDLVIEVPARMAAEIADGSGSIDISNLGAVGITDGSGEITGSDLHGDVRIQDGSGGIKLTNLAGAVNIHDGSGSIELRNIGGLIDITDGSGEIDVRTARNSVRISDGSGGIEVADVDGDFTVTRGGSGGIGYSNVKGRVDIPSRRGRRGRRSEAL
- the pruA gene encoding L-glutamate gamma-semialdehyde dehydrogenase codes for the protein MSAIGFPRDTREPDGDPQVRREPAAGEAVDGDSASYSWSFTSKWRVPPQENEPVLSYAPGTAERSALKTRLREMADERVEIPLVIGGRRMLSGEVAHAVMPHAHRHVLADWYKATPDNVQQAVRAARNAQRDWAARSWEDRASVFLKAAELLSTTWRATLNAATMLGQSKTAYQAEIDSACELIDFWRMNAAFAQGIYDTQPISTDDAWNQLDYRPLEGFVYAITPFNFTAIAGNLPTAPALMGNTVVWKPASSAMLSAHYIMALLEEAGLPPGVINLVAGDARMISDMLLADENLAGVHFTGSTEVFNGMWKTIGASMGRYRSYPRIVGETGGKDFIVAHPSADPVAVAAAIVRGGFEYQGQKCSAVSRVYIPESLWQEVRDRTVGMIEEIRMGDVTDFRNFMGAVIDQRAFEKISSYLERTPDHDVLAGGNARGEEGWFIEPTLIQAHNPDSRLLCEEIFGPVVTAYVYPDSKWSETLDLVDGTSPYALTGAVFARDRAAVHEASMRLRNAAGNFYVNDKPTGAVVGQQPFGGARGSGTNDKAGSMLNLVRWVSARAVKETFSPPHEFGYPSMEQK
- a CDS encoding VOC family protein, with translation MPHASDLADATVGQLLIPVEDLDRAIPYYRDTLGLKYLFSAPPQMSFFQAGGVRLLVGVPEAGQPRGRGSAVYFKVSDIHAVYATLKQRGVEFPSEPKLIHKTPASELWLVEFRDPDGNQLALMSEIAP